A window of Candidatus Paceibacterota bacterium genomic DNA:
ACTTCCAGACTCTGAACTGACCAACGCGAGCTTTTCTCCCAAGCTGAAGATCACTATCCTCATACTCTTCTCCATCTCTGTGGCTAATGGAGACGTCTCCAAGTTCAGGAGTATGACCCATAATGATTTTGTCCTCCTTGAGGTTCTCATTGCGCTCAGCCACGGCACGTTCTCGTGTGATACGTAACCCGTGAGCAAACGCGATGACCGACCGCATGGGCCCCTCAGGGTCCATCTCCTCATACATCAGTTTGTGCAGAGACGCATTAACTTCGATACGAGAAACTCTTCGAAGATTGCGTAGGCGAAGTTTTGCATTTGCCGCTTGCTGCAGCACATCCTCAATCTGTCGATTGATCTCTCGCTCGTAGCGTGCACGTGAGGAGAAGAGCGCTATAAGAAAAATAATAGCACCCACAAAGCATGCAGCGTAACCAAATACTGTCATCCAGAGAAGTGTACGCTGGAGATGATCCCACGTATACGGGCGATCTGCTCTTTTGTGCCCGATCCAGGCACCAAGGAGTGCGAGGACTCCTCCAAGAAATCCAAGTGAAAACCATGATGCGAGAAATACTCCGCAGCTCATATGACCTCCCAAAGTTCTATTCGTGTTATACCGCAGAGGATGTCGTCTGACAAGCATGCAGCGCCTGCTTGCAAAATCACTAAAATGCGATATGATACGAGAACAAAATATGCGTCGGTGGCGGAGCGGTCAATCGCAACAGACTGTAAATCTGTCGTCTTCGGGCTACGTAGGTTCGAATCCTACCCGGCGCACAAAAGGTAAGAAAAAGGGCTATGAGCCCTTTTTTCTTTTACCTTTTGTAGCGTCGGTAGGATTCGAAGGACGGAGCCGGGGCTACCGCCGCCCCGGCTGCAGATTTTATCCGGCTCTACGAGCCGTGATAAATCCAGCCGGGCGCGCGGTCGGCGAGTCCTGGCCCTACCTGCACCCCGTAGTTTCGGAGCGGAGCGAACGAAAATACGGAGGTGACAGAGGGGCGAATCCTACCCGGCGCAAGCCCCTCCTTGCATCTCCTCCTTACTCCTGTAGTATTTGCCTAGAATCTTCTTTCCGGAGCCCCCATGTCCCCGAAAGCCTCTCTCCGTACTTGGATCGAAATCGACAAAGGTGCAATCCTTTACAACATCACTAAGTTTCGTTCTCTTGTAAAACATCCCACAAAGATCATGGCGGTCGTGAAGTCAAACGCCTACGGGCATAATATTCACGACTTTAGTAAGCTTGTGCTTGCTGCTGGTGCTGATTGCCTTGGAGTCGACTCCATCACGGAAGCAATTCCTCTCTGCAGGGAGGGGGTGCAACAGCCTATCCTTGTCCTCGGATATACGCTTCCCGAGAATTACTCCCTCGCGCGTGCCGCAGGTGTTTCGATTACTATTTCAAGTGTCGAACAACTTCGCGCACTACTTGCAACTGATTTTTCGCGAAGCTGGCAGTTTGAGCCTTTGCGCATTCATTTGAAAGTTGACACGGGCATGTGTCGCCAGGGCGTTATCTATGACTTCGAGCACAGGGAAGTGTTAGATCTAGTGCGCGAAGGCATTCATAATAAAAAATTCATTCTCGAAGGACTTTATTCACACCTTGCATCAGCGAAAGCGCCTGGTGTTAGTGGTGATACGGTGCAGCAGCTCAAAGAGTTCCGGCATTGGGTGGAGATATTCAGACTCCACGACATTCATGTGCCCATCGTACATTGCGCAGCATCAGCAGGCACACTGCTGTATCCGTCAGCGCACTTCGATATGGTGCGTATAGGAATGGGCTGTTATGGGTACTTCCCAAGCACGGGGATAGCAAAGCACTTCAAGCGCAAAATGACACTTCGTCCAGTGCTTTCCTGGAGGTCGATTGTGTCAGAGACCAAGTCCGTGCCCGCGGGCATGAAGGTCGGATATGATGGCACATATGTCCTCAAAAGGAACAGTACACTCGCAGTTATTCCTGTCGGTTACTGGCATGGCATAGGACGTGCTTTTTCAAATAATGGGCATGTGCTCATCAACGGTCAATTTGCGCGCATCTTGGGTCGTGTGTCCATGGACATGATTACGGTGGATGTCACTGATATCGAAGATGTTCAGATGGGTACGAGGGTAACACTTATTGGAAAGGACGGTGAATCATTTCTTTCTGCAGAGGAGCTCGGAAGGTTATCCGGGACCACTGCGTACGAAATTTTGACACGCCTTAATCCACTCATCGAACGTGTAGTTGTTTAGTTTCTGAGCCCCACAATGTGTGGGGCTTTTCTTTTATGTGAAGATGCAGAAAATTTGCAAAGGCATTGCTCATGTCCACAGGACGTTTGGCCATATCTATTGTATAATGTAAGGGAATATGGAAAAAAGTCCGCTTACTACCGGTAAAGCGCAAATCTCAAAAGTGGCTGCTCCACATGGCGGAACACTTTTGATTGTCCTTGCACCTATTTTGCTCCTCGTTGTTACGGTAGTTATTACATTTCTTGCGTATTGGTTGCCACAAACAGTATATGCTCCATTTACTGCAGTTGTTTGTGGTGTTCTTTTGCTTATATTTTCTGCAGTCATTTGGGTAATGATACACATCACGCTTACTCCTTACATTGCATATTCAAATAATGCTGGTGAGGCAATTCAGGTAGTAGCGGTGGCGAGTGATCGTCATGTGCGCGCCATCATAGGATCTGGATTAGGCTATTGGGATTACGATATCATTTCAGGAGATGTGTATTTTTCTGGACACATGATGGCACTCCTTGGTTACGGTGAACAGGAACGCACTGATCGTATCGACTTTTGGTATAGCCTCATTCATCCTGATGACATAGAAGGCGTTCGTCGCACGATGACCTATCATTTTGATAAGCGCACACCTGAATATTCTATCGAATATCGTATTAGACGTGCAAATGGCGAGTATATGTGGGTTGCAGATAGAGGGCGTGCTGAATACGGTCCAGATGGTAAGGCAACAAAGCTTTCAGGCGTCACACAAGATATGACGAATATGAAGCGTGTGCAGGAGGTGCTTGATTCTCGTACGCATGAGCTCGAAGTCGCGACCCGAAAGGTCGTTGAGGAGTCACGAAATGTACTCAAGTTCAAGATGGCAACAGATGGTTCGGTACAAGCAGTTGCAATCACAAATCCTGATGGAAAGATCATATACGTAAACCCAGCATGGTGTGCGCTCAATGGATATTCTGAAGCAGAAGCAATAGGGCAGACACACCATCTCCTCAAGAGCTCTGATACTCCTCCTGAATTATTTGCCCGTATGTACGAGCAAATTACTCAGGGAAATCCTTTCACTACAGAAGACATCATAAATGTAAAGCGTGATGGGAAGACCTACCATGCTGCATTGTCGATAGTTCCAATCAAAGAAGGCAAAGATATCCTCTTTTATGTTGGACTTTCTGAGGATATTACGCAGCGTAAGGCTGTCGATCAGGCAAAGACTGAATTCGTCTCTCTTGCTTCACATCAACTTCGTACGCCGCTTTCCGCGATTCGCTGGTATTCAGAGATGCTTCTTTCGAAGTATGTCGGTGAGCTGAACGAGAAGCAGAGACAATATGTGAAAGAGATCTATCATGGAAATATTCGTATGGTTGATCTTGTTAATGCGCTGCTCAATACTTCTCGTATCGATCTCGGGACATTCGCAGTTGAGCCAGAGCCGGTCAATCTTGTTGAAATTTGTGAGTCAGTTCTTCTGGAACTCAACCCACAGATACTTGAGCGTCAGGAAAAAGTAGAGCGTAACTTCGCCGGGGCACCCGCGACATACAATGGGGATCCAAAACTACTACGTATTGTATTCCAAAATCTCTTGTCAAATTCAGTCAAATATACGCAGGTTGGTGGTACAATTGGAGCCGAAATTAATACGCGAGGCAATGATCTCTATATCAGTATTTGGGATAATGGCTATGGAATTCCAAAGCATCAACAGAGTAGTATGTTCCAGAAACTGTTCCGTGCTGACAATGTTCGTCAGAAGGATACGGAAGGAACGGGATTAGGCATGTACATCATCAAGGCCATCGTGGAGTCCGCTCAAGGCAAGATCTGGTTTGATTCGGAGGAAGATAAGGGGACGAAGTTCCATGTACTTATGCCTTTATCAGGCATGATCAAAAAAACTGGGGCAAAAGGTCTAACCTAAAGCCCATATTTCGGCGCATATTACCTTACTTCGACATGCGACTCGCTCAATGTACGACCAGTACATCTCGCTTGAGTTCGCATGTCTCCAGTAAGGCAATCTGCATCCGAAATCTGCGCTTTAATGACTTTTGGTTCTAGTTGCGAGATAATAGCCTCGGATAGTGCAATATTCATACTTTCTGCTACAATAGTTTTATAACGCCTATGGAAGAAACACAGAAATCTCAAAAAACAGTACTTGTTGTCGAGGATGAGCGCCAGCTCGCAAATGCCGTAAAAGAGGCGCTTGCTGTCCATGATTTCAACGTTGTTATGGCGCGTACGGCAGAAGAGGGAATTGCGCAGCTGAAGAATCTTAAAACAGTTGATGCGATTTGGCTCGATCATTATCTGATGGGAACCTCCAATGGACTCGATTTCGTTATTCAAATTAAGAGTGATCCCGAATGGAGCAAGATTCCTGTATTCATCGTTTCTAATACAGCATCGCAGCAGAATGTCCACTCCTATATTAGACTTGGCGTGACCAACTACTATACGAAAGCCGACTACGATATCGGGCAGATCATCAATGACCTTAAGTTTACACTTGATAAGGGTGAGCACATACCAGTCACTCAGTAATCAATACCACAATGACAACATTATTGAACAAAAAAATATTGGTTACCGAAGACGAAGCACCACTTCGTAATGCGGTTTCAGACATCCTCAATTTTGAGGGATTCACTGTCTTTCAGGCGAAGAATGGTCAAGAGGGATTGGAGATCGCACTTCGCGAACATCCTGATCTTATCCTTCTCGATCTCATCATGCCCGTTATGGATGGTCTGACTATGCTTGAAAAGCTCCGTGAGGATGAGTGGGGAAAAACTGCAGCAGTCATCTTGCTTACGAACATTAATGACCCTGAGAAGGTCGCCCAAGCAACTGAAGCGGGTACCTACGACTTCCTTGTGAAGTCTGATTGGAACATTGAGGATGTGGTGGGGAAGATTAAGACACGCTTAGGAATTACAACAGCTTCATAAATTGACGAACTTCTTCTGAAGCTATAAAAAACGACCCTCTTGGTCGTTTTTTGATTAATAATACCTAAGCCTTGAAGAGTTCCTGACCCTGAGCAGTATCTTTTACAATGATGCCGTGCCTAGTGAGAAGTTCATCACGCAGCTTGTCTGCGGTTGCCCAATCCTTGCTGTCACGGGCACGCTTACGCTCTGCAAGTAGGTGGTCGACTTCATTGCTTGTCTGTATTTTCTCCTCTTTCCACTCCAGAAGCTTGAGGCCAAGTAGGCCATCGATAGCCCTAATTGTTGATTTTATCTCAGTAGAGTGTACCGTTGTGTCGATCATTAGGTCGTGAATAAGCGCGATGACACGAGAAGTATTGAGATCATTGTTGACATAGAGTGTCGCTCTTTCCAGGGCTTTCAAATTAGGGGAGTTATTTCCTTCTGGAAGAGAAGCGATTTCCTTACGAAGGCGATCATATGCGCGTTGTGCGCCGAGTACTGCTTCAAAGGTGAAGTTTGCCTGTGTGCGATAGTGGCTGGTAAGTAGCCAGTAGCGATATCCAAGTGGACTAATACCGTGACTTGCAAGGTCGCCTACGCGATAGGTGTTACCGAGTGACTTACTCATCTTCTGGTTGTCGACATTCATGAAAGCAGCGTGCATCCAAATGTTCGCAAATGGTTTTCCTGTAGAGCACTCACTCTGCGCAATCTCATTGGTATGATGAACGGGAATATGATCCACACCTCCCGTATGAATGTCGAGTGTCTGTCCAAGATATTTCATTGCCATTGCAGAGCACTCAATATGCCAGCCCGGAAATCCTCGTCCCCATGGAGCATCCCACTCTTGCGCTCTTGAACCTGTGCCTCCGTGGAACTTCCAGAGTGCGAAGTCGGTAGGGTTACGTTTTTCACCTAATTCGACACGCTCTCCGGCCGAGAGCCCAGCGATATCT
This region includes:
- a CDS encoding response regulator, with translation MEETQKSQKTVLVVEDERQLANAVKEALAVHDFNVVMARTAEEGIAQLKNLKTVDAIWLDHYLMGTSNGLDFVIQIKSDPEWSKIPVFIVSNTASQQNVHSYIRLGVTNYYTKADYDIGQIINDLKFTLDKGEHIPVTQ
- the alr gene encoding alanine racemase, translated to MSPKASLRTWIEIDKGAILYNITKFRSLVKHPTKIMAVVKSNAYGHNIHDFSKLVLAAGADCLGVDSITEAIPLCREGVQQPILVLGYTLPENYSLARAAGVSITISSVEQLRALLATDFSRSWQFEPLRIHLKVDTGMCRQGVIYDFEHREVLDLVREGIHNKKFILEGLYSHLASAKAPGVSGDTVQQLKEFRHWVEIFRLHDIHVPIVHCAASAGTLLYPSAHFDMVRIGMGCYGYFPSTGIAKHFKRKMTLRPVLSWRSIVSETKSVPAGMKVGYDGTYVLKRNSTLAVIPVGYWHGIGRAFSNNGHVLINGQFARILGRVSMDMITVDVTDIEDVQMGTRVTLIGKDGESFLSAEELGRLSGTTAYEILTRLNPLIERVVV
- a CDS encoding response regulator, yielding MTTLLNKKILVTEDEAPLRNAVSDILNFEGFTVFQAKNGQEGLEIALREHPDLILLDLIMPVMDGLTMLEKLREDEWGKTAAVILLTNINDPEKVAQATEAGTYDFLVKSDWNIEDVVGKIKTRLGITTAS
- a CDS encoding PAS domain S-box protein, coding for MEKSPLTTGKAQISKVAAPHGGTLLIVLAPILLLVVTVVITFLAYWLPQTVYAPFTAVVCGVLLLIFSAVIWVMIHITLTPYIAYSNNAGEAIQVVAVASDRHVRAIIGSGLGYWDYDIISGDVYFSGHMMALLGYGEQERTDRIDFWYSLIHPDDIEGVRRTMTYHFDKRTPEYSIEYRIRRANGEYMWVADRGRAEYGPDGKATKLSGVTQDMTNMKRVQEVLDSRTHELEVATRKVVEESRNVLKFKMATDGSVQAVAITNPDGKIIYVNPAWCALNGYSEAEAIGQTHHLLKSSDTPPELFARMYEQITQGNPFTTEDIINVKRDGKTYHAALSIVPIKEGKDILFYVGLSEDITQRKAVDQAKTEFVSLASHQLRTPLSAIRWYSEMLLSKYVGELNEKQRQYVKEIYHGNIRMVDLVNALLNTSRIDLGTFAVEPEPVNLVEICESVLLELNPQILERQEKVERNFAGAPATYNGDPKLLRIVFQNLLSNSVKYTQVGGTIGAEINTRGNDLYISIWDNGYGIPKHQQSSMFQKLFRADNVRQKDTEGTGLGMYIIKAIVESAQGKIWFDSEEDKGTKFHVLMPLSGMIKKTGAKGLT
- the cysS gene encoding cysteine--tRNA ligase, which produces MQQIQLYNTKSRTTEQLKPIHPPKVTLYHCGPTVYNYAHIGNMRAYVFADTLRRMLEWNGLETLQIINITDVGHLVSDGDEGEDKMELGAKREGIAIEDIIARYTNAFMADLDALNIKHAHHFPRATQHIAEQIALILDLESKGYTYKTSDGVYFDTAKFPRYGEFAHLDIAGLSAGERVELGEKRNPTDFALWKFHGGTGSRAQEWDAPWGRGFPGWHIECSAMAMKYLGQTLDIHTGGVDHIPVHHTNEIAQSECSTGKPFANIWMHAAFMNVDNQKMSKSLGNTYRVGDLASHGISPLGYRYWLLTSHYRTQANFTFEAVLGAQRAYDRLRKEIASLPEGNNSPNLKALERATLYVNNDLNTSRVIALIHDLMIDTTVHSTEIKSTIRAIDGLLGLKLLEWKEEKIQTSNEVDHLLAERKRARDSKDWATADKLRDELLTRHGIIVKDTAQGQELFKA